Within the Pseudomonas fulva genome, the region TCGTGCTGGCCGCCGTGCTCGGCCTGACGATGGGCCTGTGATGCGCGGCCTCATTGCGCTGGTCTGCGCCGCCGCGCTGATCGCCTGCCAGCTGGCCCAGGCGGACGCGATCCCGCGCGACGCCGAGCAGTACCGCCGCATCCTGGTGCGCGCGGCTCATGCCGAGTGGGGGCTGGACGCGCCGGTGGCCACCTTCGCGGCCCAGGTGCACCAGGAGTCCGCCTGGCGCGCCAATGCCAAGAGCCATGCCGGCGCCCAGGGCCTGGCGCAGTTCATGCCCGGTACCAGCGCCTGGATGGCTGAGTTGTACCCGGCAACGCTGGGTGCCAATCAACCCTACAACCCGGGCTGGGCCCTGCGAGCCATGGTCACCTACGATCGTTGGCTCTACGCACGAAACCAGACCGCTGCCAGCGAGTGTGATCGCTGGGCCTTCGCCCTGGCCGGCTACAACGGTGGCCAAGGGTGGGTGAATCGTGACCGTCAACTCGCCTCGGCCAAGGGTGCCGATCAGCGCGTCTGGTTCGATTCGGTCGAGCGCTTCAATGCGGGGCGCTCGGCAGCCAACTTTCGCGAGAACCGCGGCTACCCCCGCGCCATCCTGCTGCGCTGGGAGCGGGTCTACGTCAACGCCGGCTGGGGCAGCGGCGTGTGTGCTGAGAGGTATCAGCTGTGAAGCGCATTCTGATCGTATCGCTTGCCCTGGGCATGTTTGCGGCGACGGCGCCCGTCGTTGCTGCGACCCGTAACTGGCTGACCGAGCCAGAGCTGTATTGCTCACCGGTACCGCGCCCTCGCCATGGCAAATGCACAGCGCCGAAGGTGCTCCGCCCAGCGCGCAAGTACCGCCGGAGGTTCCATGCTCGCCGTCGTTGATGGGCTGCGCAAAGCCTGGCCGATTGGCCTGATGCTGCTGTGGTGGCTGAGCCTGGGCGCCGCCCAATGCTCGGGCGATCGCATCGGCTACGACCGAGCCAAGGCCATAGGCGACAAGGCGTTGAGCGATCTGCGTGAGGAGCACGCGAATCAACGTGCCCAGGTAGCCGAAGAGAACCTGGTGCTGTACCGCCAGCAAGTCACCCGCGCCAACGAGGCCGAGGCGCTGATGCTGCACGCCCAGGACGAACTGGCCAAAGCCCGCAAGCAACTGCAGGAGCGAATCCCCAATGTCACGACCGTCTACAAGCCGGCCCGCGATGCGGCGCCTGTTGCTATCCCTCGCGCTGTGTTCACTTGCGGCTGGCTGCGCGACTACAACGCCGCCCTCGGAGCCACTGTGCCGGCCCCAGCCGAATGCGCCGCTGCCGCCGGCGCTGCAGCGGGCACCTGGCCCGCCCCCGGCTCTGACGCCGAACTACTGGAAAGCCGCGTTACCCCGGCTGACATCCTGGCCCACATCACCGACTACGGCCTCTGGGCCCAGAACAACCTGGCGCAGCTGACGCAGCTGCTCGAACTGCACACACGCAAGGAAGCCCCTTGATGGAATGGGAAAACGTTGTACGCATCGGCCAAGGGGTCATCACCGTGGCCGTGCTGGTGTTCTCGGTGATCACCAACCGCCAGAAGGCCTCGGCCGCCAAGGCCCAGGAGCTGGAGACGCGCCTGGTGACGCTCGAGCAGCAGCTGCTGCACATGCCCGATGCTCGCCAGTTCGCCGAGCTGGCCGGCGACGTGAAGGCCATGAAGGCCGAGATGCAGGGGGTTGCCAGAGAGCTTGGCCCTTTGCGCGTATCGCTTGACCGAATGAATGACTACCTCCTGAACAGCAAGGTGCAGTGATGAGCAACCAATACGCCGACTTTCTCCGCCAGGATCAACGCCTGGTGATGCTGCGCATCCTCTCCGAGCTGCCGCAGTACTGCTCCAACTCTTCGGTCATTTCCAACCTGCTGTCTCAGTTCGGTCACAACCCGAGCCGCGACCAGGTGAAGAGCGACCTGGTATGGCTCAGCGAACAAGGTCTCGTGTCGGTGAACGATATTGGCTCTGTCATGGTGGCAACACTGACGGAGCGCGGTGGCGATGTAGCGGCTGGCCGCTCCTCGGTACCTGGCGTCAGCAAGCCGAGACCCTGACCATGGCGCGCAAGAGCAGCGTCGAAAAGGCGCGTGATGAGGTTCGTGACCTGATCAACCGCATGCTGCGCGAGAACCGCCTGACTCTCGATGAGATGAAGGATGTTCTGGCCGAGCAGTTCCCCGACGAGCCAACGCCGAGCCGCACCGCGCTGCACCGCTATCGCCAGGGCTTCGCCGAGATCATGCGCAGCCACCGCGAGATCGAGGTCGCCAGCCAGGCTCTGGTCGCTGAGCTGGGCGAGAACTTCGACGACAAGTCCGGGGCATTGCTGGCGCAGGCGGTGACCACGCTCGCTACCCGAGCGGCGCATGACGCCCTTGGCCAGGATGAAACCGATATCGGCGACGTGCTCGATCTCACCCGTGCAGCGAAATATGCCCAGGAGACCCGTGCGCTCAGCCGTAAAGAGCGCCTGGCCGTAGCAAAAGAGGCACGCGAGCAGCAGCTCAAGGAACAAGAGCAACGTCTGGAAGAAATGCGCGGTACCGACGGCATGAGCGAGCAGCTCGAAGATCGCATCCGCCGCGTGCTGATGGGTAAAGCCTGACCATGGCCACTGACAGCAACGCCAAAAGCCTCAAGGCCACCAGCCTGCCGCGCAAGATCGATCTCGCTGCCGAGATGGAGCTGCACGGCGTCGTCGTGCCCCAGGACATGGCCGACGCGAAGCCCGCCGCCGAAGGCGTGTTTCTGCCGTACCAGCAGCGCTGGTTCGACGACACCAGCCAGATCATGATCGCCGAGAAGAGCCGCCGTACCGGTCTCACCTGGGCCGAGGCTGGCCGTAACGTGATCAATGGAGCCAAGCCTCGCCGCCGTGGCGGCTGCAATACCTTCTACGTCGGCAGCAAGCAGGAGATGGCCCTGGAGTACATCGCCGCCTGCGCGCTGTTCGCCAAGGCGTTCAACGACCTGGCCCAGGCCGACGTTTACGAGCAGACCTTCTGGGACGAAGGCAAGAAGGAAGAGATCCTGGCGTACATGATCCGCTTCCCGAAAAGCGGCTTCAAAATCCAGGCGCTAAGCTCACGCCCCAGCAACCTGCGCGGCCTGCAGGGCGACGTGGTGATCGACGAGGCCGCCTTCCATGAATCTCTGGAGGAGCTGCTGAAGGCAGCGCTGGCCCTGACCATGTGGGGCAACAAGGTGCGCCTGATCAGCACCCACAACGGTGTCGACAACGCGTTCAACACCTACATCCAGGACGCCCGCGAAGGCCGCAAGGACTACAGCATCCACCGCATCACCCTGGACGATGCGATCGCCCAGGGCCTGTACCGCCGGATCTGCTACGTCACCAACCAGGAATGGTCGCCCGAGGCCGAGAAGGCTTGGCGGGACAAACTCTACAAGAACGCCCCCAACATCGAGTCGGCCGAGGAAGAGTACGGCTGCGTACCGAAGAAAAGCGGCGGCGCCTACCTGAGCCGCGTGCTGATCGAGCAGGCGATGGTCGATGACCACTCGGTCCGTATCTATCGCTATGAGGCACCAGAAGGCTTCGAGCAGTGGACGCCCGCCATGCGCGAGGCTGATATCCAGGCGTGGTGCGAGGAGAACCTGGCACCTGAGCTGGCCCGCCTGCGCGACCGCAACCGCCACACCTTTGGTGAAGACTTCGCACGCCGCGGCGACCTGACTGTGTTCACTCCGCTGC harbors:
- a CDS encoding phage protein Gp27 family protein — its product is MARKSSVEKARDEVRDLINRMLRENRLTLDEMKDVLAEQFPDEPTPSRTALHRYRQGFAEIMRSHREIEVASQALVAELGENFDDKSGALLAQAVTTLATRAAHDALGQDETDIGDVLDLTRAAKYAQETRALSRKERLAVAKEAREQQLKEQEQRLEEMRGTDGMSEQLEDRIRRVLMGKA
- a CDS encoding lysis protein; this translates as MLAVVDGLRKAWPIGLMLLWWLSLGAAQCSGDRIGYDRAKAIGDKALSDLREEHANQRAQVAEENLVLYRQQVTRANEAEALMLHAQDELAKARKQLQERIPNVTTVYKPARDAAPVAIPRAVFTCGWLRDYNAALGATVPAPAECAAAAGAAAGTWPAPGSDAELLESRVTPADILAHITDYGLWAQNNLAQLTQLLELHTRKEAP
- a CDS encoding VpaChn25_0724 family phage protein codes for the protein MSNQYADFLRQDQRLVMLRILSELPQYCSNSSVISNLLSQFGHNPSRDQVKSDLVWLSEQGLVSVNDIGSVMVATLTERGGDVAAGRSSVPGVSKPRP
- a CDS encoding DUF2730 family protein, which gives rise to MEWENVVRIGQGVITVAVLVFSVITNRQKASAAKAQELETRLVTLEQQLLHMPDARQFAELAGDVKAMKAEMQGVARELGPLRVSLDRMNDYLLNSKVQ
- a CDS encoding transglycosylase SLT domain-containing protein, whose protein sequence is MRGLIALVCAAALIACQLAQADAIPRDAEQYRRILVRAAHAEWGLDAPVATFAAQVHQESAWRANAKSHAGAQGLAQFMPGTSAWMAELYPATLGANQPYNPGWALRAMVTYDRWLYARNQTAASECDRWAFALAGYNGGQGWVNRDRQLASAKGADQRVWFDSVERFNAGRSAANFRENRGYPRAILLRWERVYVNAGWGSGVCAERYQL